The Longimicrobium sp. genome has a window encoding:
- a CDS encoding trehalose-6-phosphate synthase, with translation MSISPEDLGPLFRSLFGGRRLVVVSNREPYEHRWSEEVGEVEVGRPAGGLTSALDPLMQALGGTWVAWGSGEADAQAVDAGQRVRVPPEDPGYTLRRIWLTHHDVNRYYLGFSNQFLWPICHLRPDLTRVRSRYWERYRRVNRRFAEAVLEEVSGNEAVVWFQDYHLALAPLLVRARRPGLALAHFWHIPFPPYDVFRLAPQAGFLLRGMLANDLMGFHLAGFADNFLRCAAELAGATVDMEARTATLEGHTCHVGAFPISIDVEQFRAAATAPGAEAAMERLRARYAPGGGMVGVGVDRMDYSKGIPEKLKALELLWDRYPELRGRFTFVQVAVPSRSDIAAYDELSQKVDQQVWRINERFGTAEWRPVHLLKQSLPPERLAVLYRMADVCIVSSLQDGMNLVAKEFVASQTDTRGVLILSRFAGAAEEMEGAVLVNPYDPESCALQIRDALLLPHDERERAMRRMQEGMASIYDWMEWYFTAWSAHAGEASAEEGEGDAPGA, from the coding sequence GGGGGCTGACCTCGGCGCTCGACCCGCTGATGCAGGCGCTGGGAGGGACGTGGGTGGCGTGGGGGAGCGGCGAGGCGGACGCCCAGGCGGTGGACGCCGGCCAGCGTGTGCGCGTGCCCCCCGAAGACCCCGGGTACACCCTCCGCCGCATCTGGCTCACCCATCACGACGTCAACCGCTACTACCTGGGGTTCAGCAACCAGTTCTTGTGGCCCATCTGCCACCTGCGCCCCGACCTCACCCGCGTCCGCTCGCGCTACTGGGAGCGCTACCGCCGCGTGAACCGCCGCTTTGCAGAGGCGGTGCTGGAGGAGGTGAGTGGCAACGAGGCGGTGGTCTGGTTCCAGGACTACCATCTGGCGCTCGCCCCGCTCCTGGTGAGGGCGCGGCGGCCGGGGCTGGCGCTCGCCCACTTCTGGCACATCCCCTTTCCCCCGTACGACGTCTTCCGCCTGGCGCCGCAGGCCGGCTTCCTCCTGCGCGGGATGCTGGCCAACGACCTGATGGGTTTCCACCTGGCCGGCTTCGCGGACAACTTCCTGCGCTGCGCCGCGGAGCTGGCCGGCGCCACGGTGGACATGGAGGCGCGCACCGCAACCCTGGAAGGGCACACCTGCCACGTGGGCGCCTTTCCCATCTCCATCGACGTGGAGCAGTTCCGCGCGGCCGCCACCGCTCCCGGAGCGGAGGCGGCGATGGAGCGGCTGCGGGCCCGCTACGCGCCCGGCGGCGGCATGGTGGGGGTGGGGGTCGACCGGATGGACTACTCCAAGGGGATCCCCGAGAAGCTCAAGGCGCTGGAGCTCCTCTGGGACCGCTATCCCGAGCTGCGCGGGCGCTTCACCTTCGTGCAGGTGGCCGTCCCCTCGCGCAGCGACATCGCGGCGTACGACGAGCTGAGCCAGAAGGTGGACCAGCAGGTGTGGCGGATCAACGAGCGCTTCGGCACCGCGGAGTGGCGCCCCGTGCACCTCCTCAAGCAGTCGCTCCCGCCCGAGCGGCTGGCGGTGCTCTACCGGATGGCCGACGTGTGCATCGTCTCGTCGCTGCAGGACGGGATGAACCTGGTGGCCAAGGAGTTCGTCGCCAGCCAGACCGACACGCGCGGGGTGCTCATCCTCTCGCGCTTCGCCGGCGCGGCGGAGGAGATGGAGGGCGCCGTGCTAGTCAACCCGTACGACCCCGAGAGCTGCGCGCTCCAGATCCGCGACGCGCTCCTCCTTCCGCACGACGAGCGCGAGCGGGCGATGCGGCGGATGCAGGAGGGGATGGCCTCGATCTACGACTGGATGGAGTGGTACTTCACCGCCTGGAGCGCCCACGCGGGGGAGGCGTCAGCCGAAGAGGGCGAAGGGGACGCCCCCGGCGCGTAG
- a CDS encoding DUF3343 domain-containing protein: MANESVFTFHTTHHALWAEEVAGEAGIPVEVIPAPPAAQARCSLALATLPEDVPRLAEELRAGGVPFALFG, from the coding sequence ATGGCGAACGAATCCGTCTTCACCTTCCACACCACGCATCACGCCCTCTGGGCCGAGGAGGTCGCCGGGGAGGCGGGGATACCGGTGGAGGTGATTCCCGCGCCGCCGGCCGCGCAGGCGCGCTGCAGCCTGGCGCTGGCCACCCTGCCGGAAGACGTGCCGCGGCTGGCGGAGGAGCTACGCGCCGGGGGCGTCCCCTTCGCCCTCTTCGGCTGA